From the genome of Halomonas sp. LR3S48:
CGCCAGCGCGCTGCTCGATTGCCCGGTGACCCTGACGATCTGGCAGGACGGCGAGGTGCTGCGCCGGGTCAACGCCATCGTCAGCGAGTTCGGCCGCGGCGACCGCGGCCACCGCCGCACCATGTACTCGCTGGTCGCCCGCCCGGCGCTGTGGCGCCTCGGCCTGCGCCAGAACTCGCGCATCTTCCAGCAGGTCTCGCCGCTCACGGTCATCAACACCCTGTGCGACGAGCGCAGCCTCACCGACGTGGCCTTCGCCGCCACCCGGGAACCGGCCGAGCGGGAGTACCTGACGCAGTACCGCGAAACGGACCTCGCCTTCCTCCAGCGCCTGGCCGCCGAGGAGGGACTGTTCTACTTCCACGAGTTCTTCGAGACCGACGGCGACACCCCCAGCGCCGCCCACCGCCTGGTGTTCGCCGACGCGCCCCAGGCGCTGGCCCACCTGGGCGAGCGCAGCTACCACGGCCGGGCCGGCGGCACCCCGCCCCAGCGCCATGTGCGCAAGCTCGAACAGCTCGCCCGGGTCGCCCCGGCCTCGGTCACGCTCAAGGACTACTCGTTCAAGAACCCGGCCTACGCCCAGCTGCATGAGCACGCCGCGGACGGCCTGGAAGAACACGCCCAACGGGACGACTACGAGCACTACGACTACCCCGGCCGCTACAAGGCCGACGCCTCCGGTGAGGCCTTCACCCGCATTCGCCTTGAGCACCTGCGCAACGACGCCCTGACCTGCCGTGCCGAAAGCGACCTGCCCGAGCTCGCCCCGGGCAGCCGCTTCACCCTCACCGACCACGACCTCAGTGAGCTCAACCGCGACTGGCAGGTGGTCTCGGTCACCCACCACGGCAGCCAGCCCCAGGCGCTGGAGGAGGACGGCTTCACTCAAGGTGATGCGGCAGGGCTGGGGCACATGACCAAGTTCGACAACACCCTGGTGCTGACCCCCGCCGACCGCGCCTGGCGCCCCAAACCCAACGCCAAGCCCTGCGTCGACGGCCCGCAGATCGCCTTCGTCGTCGGCCCCGAGGGCGAGGAGATCTACTGCGACGAGCACGGCCGGGTCAAGGTGCAGTTCCCCTGGGACCGCTACGCCGAACCTGATGAGACCGCCAGCGCCTGGGTGCGGGTGTCCCAAGGCTGGGCCGGCGGCGGCTACGGCAGTATCGCCATTCCGCGGATCGGGCACGAGGTGGTCGTCAGCTACCTGGAGGGCGACCCCGATCAGCCGCTGATCACCGGGCGCACCTACCACGCCGTCAACACGCCGCCCTACGCACTGCCGGCGCACAAGACCCGCACCGTCATCCGCACCCAGAGTCACAAAGGCGAAGGCTTCAACGAACTTCGCTTCGAGGACGAAGCGGGCGAAGAGCAGATCTGGCTGCACGCCCAGAAGGACCTGGAGCTGCTGACCAACAACGACCGCACCGAAGAGATCGGCAACGACAGCTTCCTCACCGT
Proteins encoded in this window:
- a CDS encoding type VI secretion system tip protein VgrG, with translation MNGLQFTLELAGADSADLAVVDFSLEEALSAPFTLTVRFASRDGSLSASALLDCPVTLTIWQDGEVLRRVNAIVSEFGRGDRGHRRTMYSLVARPALWRLGLRQNSRIFQQVSPLTVINTLCDERSLTDVAFAATREPAEREYLTQYRETDLAFLQRLAAEEGLFYFHEFFETDGDTPSAAHRLVFADAPQALAHLGERSYHGRAGGTPPQRHVRKLEQLARVAPASVTLKDYSFKNPAYAQLHEHAADGLEEHAQRDDYEHYDYPGRYKADASGEAFTRIRLEHLRNDALTCRAESDLPELAPGSRFTLTDHDLSELNRDWQVVSVTHHGSQPQALEEDGFTQGDAAGLGHMTKFDNTLVLTPADRAWRPKPNAKPCVDGPQIAFVVGPEGEEIYCDEHGRVKVQFPWDRYAEPDETASAWVRVSQGWAGGGYGSIAIPRIGHEVVVSYLEGDPDQPLITGRTYHAVNTPPYALPAHKTRTVIRTQSHKGEGFNELRFEDEAGEEQIWLHAQKDLELLTNNDRTEEIGNDSFLTVHHDRIGEIDADDHLTVHGSRHIQIDGDDHLIVDASRHEKYGRAQLVEAGQEIHHKAGMKVVIEAGAEITLKAGGSFVKLDPSGVTIVGSQVKINSGGSPGSGSGQAAQAPALPREATGESHEAVAPIQRRAQLTSLLKAPASCEICESGNGQEGA